A window from Pseudopipra pipra isolate bDixPip1 chromosome 25, bDixPip1.hap1, whole genome shotgun sequence encodes these proteins:
- the SMPD2 gene encoding sphingomyelin phosphodiesterase 2 isoform X1 yields MEGDPALRLRVFDLNCWAIRYLSKRRQERIRLIGDMLRQEDFDLVLLQEVWSERDYSDLKVKLGGCYPFSHYFRSGVIGSGLCVFSRFRILDTLLYQYSLNGYPYMLQHGDWFCGKSVGLVIIRISGIIFNIYVTHLHAEYCREKDAYLPHRLVQAWELAQFIRHTSKAADVVLLGGDLNMHPEDVGIRLLRGWTGLRDAFAEATHFEGCEDGCTLVPNNCFTDKSELLPFPLGIRIDYILYKAISSFMVKCEELKTTTGAAPGMDVPFSDHEAVMATLHIQRQGQAVGATLATAEPMLVDVVTEARTEVAVGLRAAQRQRYSSGRMALLALLLLLLQAVAALGALAGLDAGQPFPKLSFCLLAFLAIGILLLATGLHLFRTMEVKMLHSTEEQMRMVLQTLQECPSDG; encoded by the exons ATGGAGGGCGATCCCGCCCTGCGCCTTCGTGTCTTTGACCTCAACTGCTG GGCCATTCGCTACCTGAGCAAACGGCGGCAGGAGCGCATCCGGCTCATCGGGGACATGCTGCGCCAGGAGGACTTTGATCTGGTACTTCTTCAGGAG GTGTGGAGTGAACGGGACTACAGTGACTTGAAGGTGAAACTAGGAGGCTGTTACCCCTTCTCTCATTACTTCCGCAG tgGGGTGATCGGCAGCGGCCTCTGCGTCTTCTCCAGGTTCCGCATTCTGGACACGCTCCTCTACCAGTACTCGCTGAATGGGTACCCCTACATG CTCCAACATGGGGACTGGTTTTGTGGCAAATCCGTTGGCCTTGTCATCATCAGGATCTCAGGGATCATCTTCAACATCTATGTCACCCAC CTGCACGCCGAGTACTGCCGGGAGAAGGACGCCTACCTGCCCCACCGCCTGGTGCAGGCCTGGGAGCTGGCACAGTTCATCCG ACACACCTCCAAGGCGGCTgatgtggtgctgctgggaggggaccTGAACATGCACCCTGAAGATGTGGGCATCCGGCTGCTGCGTGGCTGGACGGGGCTGCGGGATGCCTTTGCTGAGGCCACACACTTTGAG GGCTGTGAGGATGGTTGTACCCTTGTTCCCAACAACTGCTTCACTGACAAATCAGAGCTGCTGCCCTTCCCACTGGGCATCCGCATCGATTACATCCTCTACAAG GCCATCTCCAGCTTCATGGTAAAGTGTGAAGAGCTGAAGACCACCACAGGGGCAGCTCCGGGCATGGACGTCCCCTTTTCAGACCATGAAGCTGTGATGGCAACACTGCACATccagaggcagggacaggctgtgggtgCCACCCTCGCCACTGCTG AGCCAATGCTGGTAGATGTGGTGACAGAGGCACGGACAGAGGTGGCCGTGGGGCTGCGGGCAGCACAGCGGCAGCGCTACTCCTCGGGCAGGATGGCCttgctggccctgctgctgctgctgctgcaggccGTGGCCGCACTGGGTGCGCTGGCAGGGCTGGACGCCGGGCagcccttccccaagctctccTTCTGCCTGCTGGCCTTCCTTGCCATCGGCATCCTCCTTCTTGCCACTGGTCTCCACCTGTTTCGCACCATGGAGGTGAAGATGCTGCACAGCACCGAGGAGCAGATGCGGATGGTGCTGCAGACGCTGCAGGAATGTCCCAGTGACGGCTGA
- the SMPD2 gene encoding sphingomyelin phosphodiesterase 2 isoform X2 has translation MEGDPALRLRVFDLNCWAIRYLSKRRQERIRLIGDMLRQEDFDLVLLQEVWSERDYSDLKVKLGGCYPFSHYFRRFRILDTLLYQYSLNGYPYMLQHGDWFCGKSVGLVIIRISGIIFNIYVTHLHAEYCREKDAYLPHRLVQAWELAQFIRHTSKAADVVLLGGDLNMHPEDVGIRLLRGWTGLRDAFAEATHFEGCEDGCTLVPNNCFTDKSELLPFPLGIRIDYILYKAISSFMVKCEELKTTTGAAPGMDVPFSDHEAVMATLHIQRQGQAVGATLATAEPMLVDVVTEARTEVAVGLRAAQRQRYSSGRMALLALLLLLLQAVAALGALAGLDAGQPFPKLSFCLLAFLAIGILLLATGLHLFRTMEVKMLHSTEEQMRMVLQTLQECPSDG, from the exons ATGGAGGGCGATCCCGCCCTGCGCCTTCGTGTCTTTGACCTCAACTGCTG GGCCATTCGCTACCTGAGCAAACGGCGGCAGGAGCGCATCCGGCTCATCGGGGACATGCTGCGCCAGGAGGACTTTGATCTGGTACTTCTTCAGGAG GTGTGGAGTGAACGGGACTACAGTGACTTGAAGGTGAAACTAGGAGGCTGTTACCCCTTCTCTCATTACTTCCGCAG GTTCCGCATTCTGGACACGCTCCTCTACCAGTACTCGCTGAATGGGTACCCCTACATG CTCCAACATGGGGACTGGTTTTGTGGCAAATCCGTTGGCCTTGTCATCATCAGGATCTCAGGGATCATCTTCAACATCTATGTCACCCAC CTGCACGCCGAGTACTGCCGGGAGAAGGACGCCTACCTGCCCCACCGCCTGGTGCAGGCCTGGGAGCTGGCACAGTTCATCCG ACACACCTCCAAGGCGGCTgatgtggtgctgctgggaggggaccTGAACATGCACCCTGAAGATGTGGGCATCCGGCTGCTGCGTGGCTGGACGGGGCTGCGGGATGCCTTTGCTGAGGCCACACACTTTGAG GGCTGTGAGGATGGTTGTACCCTTGTTCCCAACAACTGCTTCACTGACAAATCAGAGCTGCTGCCCTTCCCACTGGGCATCCGCATCGATTACATCCTCTACAAG GCCATCTCCAGCTTCATGGTAAAGTGTGAAGAGCTGAAGACCACCACAGGGGCAGCTCCGGGCATGGACGTCCCCTTTTCAGACCATGAAGCTGTGATGGCAACACTGCACATccagaggcagggacaggctgtgggtgCCACCCTCGCCACTGCTG AGCCAATGCTGGTAGATGTGGTGACAGAGGCACGGACAGAGGTGGCCGTGGGGCTGCGGGCAGCACAGCGGCAGCGCTACTCCTCGGGCAGGATGGCCttgctggccctgctgctgctgctgctgcaggccGTGGCCGCACTGGGTGCGCTGGCAGGGCTGGACGCCGGGCagcccttccccaagctctccTTCTGCCTGCTGGCCTTCCTTGCCATCGGCATCCTCCTTCTTGCCACTGGTCTCCACCTGTTTCGCACCATGGAGGTGAAGATGCTGCACAGCACCGAGGAGCAGATGCGGATGGTGCTGCAGACGCTGCAGGAATGTCCCAGTGACGGCTGA
- the SMPD2 gene encoding sphingomyelin phosphodiesterase 2 isoform X3: MLRQEDFDLVLLQEVWSERDYSDLKVKLGGCYPFSHYFRSGVIGSGLCVFSRFRILDTLLYQYSLNGYPYMLQHGDWFCGKSVGLVIIRISGIIFNIYVTHLHAEYCREKDAYLPHRLVQAWELAQFIRHTSKAADVVLLGGDLNMHPEDVGIRLLRGWTGLRDAFAEATHFEGCEDGCTLVPNNCFTDKSELLPFPLGIRIDYILYKAISSFMVKCEELKTTTGAAPGMDVPFSDHEAVMATLHIQRQGQAVGATLATAEPMLVDVVTEARTEVAVGLRAAQRQRYSSGRMALLALLLLLLQAVAALGALAGLDAGQPFPKLSFCLLAFLAIGILLLATGLHLFRTMEVKMLHSTEEQMRMVLQTLQECPSDG, translated from the exons ATGCTGCGCCAGGAGGACTTTGATCTGGTACTTCTTCAGGAG GTGTGGAGTGAACGGGACTACAGTGACTTGAAGGTGAAACTAGGAGGCTGTTACCCCTTCTCTCATTACTTCCGCAG tgGGGTGATCGGCAGCGGCCTCTGCGTCTTCTCCAGGTTCCGCATTCTGGACACGCTCCTCTACCAGTACTCGCTGAATGGGTACCCCTACATG CTCCAACATGGGGACTGGTTTTGTGGCAAATCCGTTGGCCTTGTCATCATCAGGATCTCAGGGATCATCTTCAACATCTATGTCACCCAC CTGCACGCCGAGTACTGCCGGGAGAAGGACGCCTACCTGCCCCACCGCCTGGTGCAGGCCTGGGAGCTGGCACAGTTCATCCG ACACACCTCCAAGGCGGCTgatgtggtgctgctgggaggggaccTGAACATGCACCCTGAAGATGTGGGCATCCGGCTGCTGCGTGGCTGGACGGGGCTGCGGGATGCCTTTGCTGAGGCCACACACTTTGAG GGCTGTGAGGATGGTTGTACCCTTGTTCCCAACAACTGCTTCACTGACAAATCAGAGCTGCTGCCCTTCCCACTGGGCATCCGCATCGATTACATCCTCTACAAG GCCATCTCCAGCTTCATGGTAAAGTGTGAAGAGCTGAAGACCACCACAGGGGCAGCTCCGGGCATGGACGTCCCCTTTTCAGACCATGAAGCTGTGATGGCAACACTGCACATccagaggcagggacaggctgtgggtgCCACCCTCGCCACTGCTG AGCCAATGCTGGTAGATGTGGTGACAGAGGCACGGACAGAGGTGGCCGTGGGGCTGCGGGCAGCACAGCGGCAGCGCTACTCCTCGGGCAGGATGGCCttgctggccctgctgctgctgctgctgcaggccGTGGCCGCACTGGGTGCGCTGGCAGGGCTGGACGCCGGGCagcccttccccaagctctccTTCTGCCTGCTGGCCTTCCTTGCCATCGGCATCCTCCTTCTTGCCACTGGTCTCCACCTGTTTCGCACCATGGAGGTGAAGATGCTGCACAGCACCGAGGAGCAGATGCGGATGGTGCTGCAGACGCTGCAGGAATGTCCCAGTGACGGCTGA